A region from the Nitrospirota bacterium genome encodes:
- a CDS encoding chemotaxis protein CheD, which produces MNILQTDLPVVYLKQGEMYFAEEPALITTVLGSCLSAAMFNSRLRLGALCHGMLPRCPGADACSADCNEGFKYVACSIRRMVARFAAYGVRREELEVKLFGGADMFNTAGRGDGVITVGRQNIAAAMELIGVESLRVSALDVGGLRGRKIFFYSHTGEVALKRLRPSDTVIPASEGLYRPAAATAAA; this is translated from the coding sequence ATGAATATCCTTCAAACAGACCTCCCGGTCGTTTACCTCAAGCAGGGGGAAATGTATTTCGCCGAAGAGCCTGCCCTTATCACCACGGTGCTCGGCTCCTGCCTCTCGGCTGCCATGTTCAACAGCCGCCTGCGGCTCGGCGCCCTCTGCCACGGAATGCTGCCCCGCTGCCCGGGCGCGGATGCCTGCAGCGCCGACTGCAACGAGGGATTCAAGTACGTCGCCTGCTCTATCAGGCGGATGGTCGCGCGCTTTGCGGCGTACGGCGTGAGAAGAGAGGAGCTCGAGGTAAAGCTCTTCGGCGGCGCCGATATGTTCAATACCGCAGGCCGGGGAGACGGAGTAATAACGGTGGGAAGGCAGAATATCGCGGCAGCCATGGAGCTCATCGGAGTCGAGAGCCTCAGGGTGAGCGCCCTCGATGTGGGAGGGCTCAGGGGACGGAAGATCTTTTTTTATTCACATACCGGAGAGGTGGCGCTGAAACGGCTCAGGCCGAGCGATACGGTCATACCGGCATCTGAGGGTCTGTACCGCCCTGCAGCGGCGACCGCCGCTGCCTGA
- a CDS encoding chemotaxis protein CheW, whose product MSAAGITETTQYLTFRLNEETFALDISKVREVLDFTTVTKVPQTPDFMRGVINLRGSVVPVVDMRLKFGMAMTERTVNTCIIIVEVSVDGETTILGALADSVQEVIELEPESIEPAPRIGTRLNTDFIKGMGRRDNQFIMILDVDRVFSADELAMVQPSGPEAASSA is encoded by the coding sequence ATGAGTGCAGCAGGAATAACGGAAACGACCCAATATCTGACCTTCAGGCTGAATGAGGAGACCTTTGCCTTAGATATAAGCAAGGTGAGAGAAGTGCTGGACTTCACGACGGTGACGAAGGTGCCGCAGACGCCTGACTTCATGAGGGGAGTGATCAATCTGAGGGGCAGCGTGGTGCCGGTAGTGGACATGAGGCTGAAGTTCGGCATGGCGATGACCGAAAGGACGGTCAACACCTGCATCATCATCGTGGAGGTGAGCGTGGATGGGGAGACGACCATCTTGGGGGCATTGGCTGATTCGGTGCAGGAGGTGATCGAGCTGGAGCCGGAGAGCATCGAGCCTGCGCCCCGGATCGGGACCCGTCTCAACACCGACTTCATCAAGGGCATGGGCAGGCGGGACAACCAGTTCATCATGATCCTCGATGTCGATAGAGTGTTTTCAGCCGACGAGCTTGCCATGGTGCAGCCCTCCGGCCCCGAGGCTGCAAGCAGCGCATAA
- a CDS encoding methyl-accepting chemotaxis protein produces GAEQINKAIQQLDQVIQQNAGASEEMASTSEELASQAEQLQSTIAFFKVDDNNSVARTSQASSAKAAHRTTRKTAAVHFVHGENAGSRVISSKVKGNGKTAGVALEMGGGKDKLDDEFEKF; encoded by the coding sequence CGGGGCCGAGCAGATCAACAAGGCCATTCAGCAGCTCGATCAGGTCATCCAGCAGAATGCAGGGGCGTCCGAGGAGATGGCCTCGACCTCGGAAGAGCTCGCCTCCCAGGCCGAGCAGCTCCAGAGCACTATAGCATTCTTCAAGGTAGACGATAATAACAGTGTGGCAAGAACGAGCCAGGCGTCTTCTGCCAAGGCTGCTCACCGTACAACACGCAAAACAGCAGCAGTCCACTTTGTGCATGGTGAAAACGCGGGTTCCAGAGTGATCTCTTCGAAGGTGAAGGGCAACGGCAAAACAGCCGGCGTTGCCCTCGAAATGGGTGGCGGTAAAGACAAGCTGGACGACGAATTTGAGAAATTCTGA